Proteins from a single region of Megachile rotundata isolate GNS110a chromosome 7, iyMegRotu1, whole genome shotgun sequence:
- the Nsun2 gene encoding tRNA (cytosine(34)-C(5))-methyltransferase Nsun2 — protein MGKGRRHKPKKSFAEKRREKQKKKDEWNTTMSQSYADIVRENKDFENYYKTQKIVPEDQWNSFMSTMKENLPVAFRITGSKGEARVLLETIKSNFFKEILNMQTNESSDKTEEPKQILKCIPFYPDELAWQLQLTRKDIRRSEAYFKLHNFLIVETDCGSISRQEVVSMVPPLVLDVKPYHKVLDMCAAPGSKTAQLIEMIHSENESTLPGGFVIANDLDNNRCYMLVHQAKRLNSPSILITNYDASVLPRFTIDKTDGSKQTLKFDRILADVPCSGDGTMRKNPDIWCKWSPANGNHLHGIQYRIARRGLELLAVGGRMVYSTCSLNPIENEAVLHRLLLETQDSVQLVDCRDLVPGLVCNPGVSSWIPASKNLQYYKSWEDVPEQWQTQIRPQMFPPKPEDASKFHLDRCIRILPHHQDTGGFFVAILEKVAELPWESELGPTSETVINSNSTEDSTELNSEQAKTETANNSNSVESSNALNSEQQTKTEVANDSNLKEDDNEMSLEEESIRDSQLRKRLLEDENKQRDPRRKRKKYTGYKEDPFVFFKDDQEDVWLSIKKFYDISDELDPRCLLVRCLSRKKKNIYYTSPEIRNVVISNEGHIKLINTGVKAFVRCENKNMGCPFRLAHEGLQCIIKYIGDSRKIKVTKDDLTLILQNFNPHTPPEVTKLDAGTQERLRNFAVGSCILIYEESEAKHPYPLKLQIVGWRGTMSLKAYISRNDAIHYLRLLGVDCSQFEKNKFKENRESTATELNSSGVVHNVIKEEEDNAQIEDEAEL, from the exons ATGGGGAAAGGTCGAAGACATAAGCCGAAAAAAAGTTTTGCTGAGAAACGGCGCGAAAAACAGAAG AAAAAAGATGAATGGAATACTACAATGAGTCAAAGCTATGCAGACATCGTCAGGGAAAataaggattttgaaaattattataagacTCAGAAAATTGTTCCTGAAGATCAATGGAATTCGTTTATGTCTACTATGAAGGAGAATCTTCCAGTAGCATTTAGAATCACGGGATCAAAAGGAGAAGCTAGAGTATTGCTTGAAACTATTAAAAGTAACTTTTTCAAGGAGATCTTGAACATGCAAACGAATGAAAGTTCAGATAAAACTGAAGAACCAAAACAGATATTGAAATGCATACCATTTTACCCTGATGAACTTGCTTGGCAATTACAGTTAACTAGAAAAGACATCAGAAGATCAGAAGCGTATTTTAAgttgcataattttttaattgttgaaaCTGATTGTGGAAGTATCAGTAGACAAGAGGTGGTCAGCATGGTACCACCTTTAGTATTAGATGTAAAACCATATCATAAA gTCTTAGACATGTGTGCAGCACCAGGATCAAAAACAGCTCAACTGATAGAAATGATACACTCTGAAAATGAAAGTACACTACCAG GTGGTTTTGTAATAGCCAATGATCTTGACAATAATCGGTGTTACATGTTGGTGCATCAGGCAAAGAGATTGAACAGTCCTAGTATTTTGATCACAAATTATGATGCCTCTGTATTGCCTAGGTTTACCATTGATAAAACAGATGGTTCCAAACAGACATTAAA atttgATAGAATACTTGCAGATGTACCATGCAGTGGTGATGGTACCATGAGAAAGAATCCTGATATTTGGTGCAAATGGAGTCCAGCAAATGGTAATCATCTTCATGG AATTCAGTATAGGATAGCAAGGAGAGGATTAGAGCTATTAGCAGTTGGAGGGAGGATGGTGTACTCCACTTGCTCACTAAATCCAATTGAAAATGAAGCTGTACTTCATAGACTGCTTCTTGAAACTCAAGATTCCGTGCAATTAGTCGATTGCAGGGATTTAGTACCTGGATTAGTGTGTAATCCAG GTGTATCAAGCTGGATACCGGCgtccaaaaatttgcaatattacaaATCCTGGGAAGATGTACCGGAACAGTGGCAGACACAAATTCGACCGCAGATGTTTCCGCCAAAACCGGAGGATGCTTCCAAATTTCACTTGGACCGATG CATAAGAATATTGCCACATCATCAAGATACTGGCGGGTTCTTTGTGGCTATTTTGGAAAAGGTAGCGGAATTACCTTGGGAATCTGAATTGGGTCCAACTAGTGAAACTGtaattaattctaattctaCAGAAGACAGTACCGAATTGAATTCGGAGCAAGCGAAGACAGAAACTGCAAATAATTCTAATTCTGTAGAAAGCAGTAATGCATTGAATTCAGAACAGCAAACGAAGACAGAAGTTGCAAATGATTCTAACTTAAAAGAAGACGATAATGAAATGAGTTTGGAAGAAGAATCGATAAGAGACTCGCAACTGCGAAAAAGACTACTAGAAGATGAAAACAAACAACGTGATCCCAGAAGAAAACGTAAAAAGTATACGGGATACAAAGAAGATCCGTTTGTATTTTTTAAGGATGATCAGGAAGACGTATGGCTGTCTATTAA GAAGTTCTATGACATATCGGACGAGTTGGATCCTCGATGTCTTTTAGTGAGGTGTCTTAGCAGGAagaaaaaaaacatttattacaCATCACCAGAAATTCGCAACGTTGTAATCTCTAACGAAGGtcacataaaattaataaataccggCGTGAAAGCATTTGTACGTTGCGAAAACAAGAACATGGGTTGTCCGTTTAGGCTCGCGCACGAAGGATTGCAATGTATTATTAAGTACATTGGCGATTCTAGGAAAATCAAAGTGACTAAAGACGATCTGACACTGATTCTACAAAACTTCAATCCACACACACCGCCTGAGGTAACAAAACTCGATGCAGGCACTCAAGAACGTTTACGCAATTTTG CCGTCGGAAGTTGTATACTTATATACGAGGAAAGCGAAGCAAAACATCCGTATCCATTGAAGTTGCAAATAGTGGGATGGCGAGGAACGATGTCTCTAAAAGCTTATATTTCCAGAAATGATGCAATTCATTACTTACGACTGTTAGGGGTTGACTGTTCGCAATTTG agaaaaataaatttaaagaaaatcgCGAATCGACAGCCACCGAACTAAACAGCAGCGGAGTTGTTCATAATGTTatcaaagaagaagaagataacGCACAGATAGAAGATGAAGCAGAACTCTAA